GCATTGAATAAACTGGTCCTTCCACTACCACCTTTATGATATATTAACTTGTGCATACTGGTGTCTGTTTTTGAACTACACAGCGTCTAAGATGGTGATGCACACTGAAGatgaataatgaataattttGAATTTGGTAGATGTTGAAAATGATGTATACAAATGGTCTTTTTTAAGGTGCGTTCTGAAGTATTTAGGAGTCTCTGCAAGgtaatttaacaaaattaaaaggggGTAAAAACTGAAACAATATGGAAAAGTTGATGGTTGTTCAAACTGGCAATGGACAATGTACGCTGTATTTGTGGACATGTTTTGAAATGTTTGTaataaaaactttaagaaaaaaaaggattaggTTGacattgcaaaaaaataaaaaataaaattattcattttttagtaCATGCTGCACAGCTTGCCAagtaagattaaaaaataaggtcatagatattgctatttactatggtttgccaaatcccaactaaAACCATGCCtgtcaaccttaaagaacacttagggctctgaaattctacaaaagttccacgcACTGtttttactttccagaagcctacaacctccagatgggttcttggGCCAGGTaactcctgaaacccaaagggaccagcctctccagaacatcaactagttccttcccccatcccatgttatcGACAGCCCTACcgacatgaaaaaatcagaatgggcacagtccaaatatccctaaagattgggagaaagatcaaaggagaaggaggttataacagagaagacaggatataATAAATGagtattactgctgaatcattgtatccatatttcttttagtcttcagtatcttggaTCAACTAGaagagaaacctaaaattgtagaactgtaatccataccaaaacctgaaatctattctataactacttgttacagtgtactttgaaatttattgctttttttgtaaatatatttcacaataaaaaataaataagctgaATGCTGAGGATCACGGACTAGGGTATATGGTGAGCAGGATGGAGGAGACCTTGGCATAACACTTGGAGGACATGATGATGAATCCATCCATTATTGGAGTCCTGTGTACAAATTCACTAGGACTTAATCTGGGCTGCCATAGGGACCTTGTCATATGATCATGCTGGGGTAATACCTGTTCTAGCCCAGTAAATAACTAAACTAACCTCTATCGCACCAGTGTTCTATGATATGTCTAGAATTAGACAATGTGAATATTGTGACCCAGAAACATGATGGCATCACAGCGGCAGTGCACAAAATAGCTTCTTGACACCTTGTATCAATTCTCCAGCCTGTCACAAAGACTCAATCCTACCTATGTTAATTATCTTATAGAATTATTAAAGCTCCGGTATTGAGGCCATTCACTAAATGTGCATTaggcatttttctctttattagggTAAGCTGCTTTTGACACTCTATGGATATGGACTGACCTATCAAAATATTGGTAAGAAAGGATCATGTTTTGAAGCAGCAGGTCCAGGTCACTTTGTATATAGTTCTAATTATGTTCAATAAATCTGACcggaggaaaaaaagaactgtgAGTGAGGTCTACGCTTGGATTACTATGGAATTTATgctattgctattattttatattaatatttttatgcaaaatCAATGATACAATCATATTAGCTCACCTTCAAGGTTAATgataatagtttttctttttctggtgatCATAtcaatacattttataaaaatatttaagtatgttgtaagaaaatacaacatacctGCCGGAGAGACATGTGGACAGCTGCTCATTTTCAGAAGCTTGAGTGTATCACTGTTGTTGGCCACAAGTACTTTGAGGGATGGATCATCTACTGGGGTATCATCTATCTTAAGCGAAGACAGGGACTTGGAGTTTACAAACACAACCGTCAGTGCAGAGATAAAATGAGACTGAAAAgtgggaaaaattaaaagaaaatttcaatttttacaaatgagaattAGGGTTTTCATATAACATCTGATATGGTTCACCTGAACACTAATGATATAGTTCATAACATCTGAGGGGCAGCATCCTTTTATCCTGTTGTTGAGAGTATGGTAAAAAGAAGTGGCTATCTGCCATCTTTCAGAAGAACCTGTTAATTTGTGGGACATGGAATTCAAGCCTCAAAATGAGTGTCCCTAAATTACAGCAAGCACGTAAGTGAAAAGGGGAATTCTGGAACCGAGGGTGAGAATACCTCTCAAGCACTTCCCATAAGCCTATCTGGAAACCCTGCTCTAATGTTTTGTAACAGTGAACCACATTCTTTTTTGATTTGGTATGTAATAACCATTAAAATGGTAATACTATTAGCATAATCATTAACAATTAATATAACAGCAATCAactcatttggaaaatgaaaactcataaaattttattttaaaccacCAAAGTCATACTTAAATAAAACCccgaattttaaaattctttaaaatacgTTAAATTATCTACAATATCTCAAGCcttctattttaatgtattttgtcCACAAATATACCAATTAATATCATTCCATTTATCATATGCATATAAGTATCTTCTGGACATAGAATCTAATCTAAAGGAACCACTGTAGTGAAACAAAAAGCATAGTCAAAGTATGCTACTTTGCCCACCATACCATACTTTGTACATGTATGGGCAAAGAATCCATGAGGAGGTCAACAGATACTCCAACACCTTCCTCTAAATAACCATTTCCACTTCGGCTTTATGAAATTCTCtacagcagtaagaaggaatgaaggcatGCTAATATCCAAGAAATATAGTGCAATCAAACACTGTCTTCTTGGTCACCTCTCTAACTTAACTTTTTCCTTACTTTGATTAAAAACTGGCTAACTACTTAAATTTTGACCTCTTTCTCCtaatattttctcataaaacaagattttttttatcttgtgcAATTACATTTCTCCATTAGTATGGTCATGTCTATATCACtgtcttctttttcctatttcctcTCATAAAATGctagtaaaaataaatttcatgtatGTTCTCTCCAGTTCTCTCAGGATTTCCAAGATATAGCAACATCCTATTTCAATCCTATACAAGTgctatttaaaaagggaaaaaaaagcataaatatgtTAGAGCCATTTTAATAAGCAAGGCAGAAGCCTTAACTGCATCAATAGTTCCCAAAGATCCCAAAGACAAAAACTTCAATACTAAATAAGTACAGTACTATAACTAGATATGTGCAATGGCAACCAtgagtaataaagaaaaaaaggaaattaaattattttcaatatacCTTTTACTATGGTTTATTTTATATATCTCATATGTGtatgaataaatgtatattttttttaactgtagtaAGTACATAGAAGATCAATTCAGAATATTTCATTTCCCATATGAAGCTTGTAAACAAAGTGCTACTAGTCTGGATTTCTGAGTTAGGGCCTTGAACCATCTTaattagaatcacctggacaGCTGGATGGACAGGGAGACTACAGGCCTCGTCCTAAATATGGAATAGGAATCCAAAATTTAGAAAGTTCTTCAGATGATTTTTATGCACAttaagtttgagaaccacagtGATCTGATTCATATacttagaattttaaaactgAGACATGAACACAACTCTCTTTGCCCATCTTCCTTATCtacatatgagaaaaaaattttatctcAAAATATGCATATTCAATGAAACTTTTCTTAAATCAGCTGTGATATAATTTGTTACAGATATTCCACTTAAACAGCCACCTGGGTTATACTATATACTCAATTTAGTAATATTCCTTTCTAAATCATCCTAAATTAAACTGCTAaaagtttgaaaggatgtttatATTTTACTTAGCAGCGTATTCCggaaaaatctttcaaattatTATTGGATTCTAACCTACTGAACATTAGCTAAAGTACTCTTGGGCCCAACTATTAGCTGCCTTTCTAAAATACACCCTTATTTTTGAACTTTAATAGAATAGTTGTTAGGAAGAGAGATTATCTCTTAATTATGTGCAGGACTGTGTTAGAAAGGAGGCTCTTAATTGTGTGCAGAACTGTTAGAAGATGTATATGAATATAGTTATCTTTTCCAAAAAAActgttttccttaaataaaatttGGAAGTTAATCCAAACTGTACCTATACTACCTTTGCTCAACACTAACCAAAAGATTTATAAGTAAGCTATACCGGCTCTCAATATTAGTACTCTCTACTTTTCTCTGATTCTAATTTCTCCAAACTCTTTGAAAGGTTTAAGAAAGAGCatctgtgtttctcttttttctaacATCCTTGCTCCCTAGTTTTACCTACTAgtttcttttaacagttcctATAGAATCTTCCGTAAATTCATTCACCCCTTAACTTTATCAATAACAAGCAAAAGATGATAAAAGGAAAAGCTTTTTCAAAATCCTATCTCTTAATATTTTAAGCAGTAACTGGTTTTCCATTATATATACAACTTTTCTTACATTCCCATTGTCCATACAAGAAATAGTTAAGAGTTTCATTTGGATTTCTCAGTAACAGATAAAATAAATCAGCAGATTACCTTTGGTAAATCCATAAAGCTTGGCCGAGCAGTTGAAATAAGTCCAAGTGTTTTTAAAGAGCAGTTCACAAGTTGCGATAATATATCACATGCTGCTTCAGCTGATTCTTTGCTGCTATCCAccttagaaaagaaaacatccttTATCACATGCATATATTTGCGTTTCTCTCTGTGTGTATCTTAATTTTACAAAGGCAAGAAACATAGGTGTTAGTTTATTGCATTACAATTGAAAGAGctaatatttattcctttaatcATCCACCTTCATATACAATTGCAGTCGTGGGGTCTGACCCCAAGACTTACCCCTGAATAACTGTAAGGGCAACTTCAAGACTCCTAGCTttcagtataaaatatatatttaatgttgaAAAAACCTGGCTTTTAAGTTTATTTAAGGTGATTTGTTTCAAACTGACTGCATAACCTAATGGAATAAATGAACgtataatctttaaaaaataattatatatttggcAATGGTTCAAGTAATATATGTCACTAAGTAAATACATATGTTTCCAAGGAACCACAAACTGAATTAGCATTTTCTCAGAATGTTCAGGTGAATCAAGCCAGGGATTCAACATTGTTattaatgaaaagtaaaatgaggGTCTCCAACCAATCAAGTATGAAAATCTGAATCAAACAACCGTGAGATAGCTGCTCCCACACTCTCCTATATACATTTCCTGGAGGAAGTGTAACATGGACAAAATCCCTTGggtaaattcaaagatacaagaaaGAGCTTTTCCTTAAAAGAAGTTGTTCTCTGggctaaaagcatcttaaatcAGAATAGTTAAAAGTAATATCAATACTCTATGCTAATTTTCAGGTCTGTGTATATTACTTTAACTCAAAACAGTTCTGAAGAGCTGGTTGTAAAACTAACGTGCAGATTTTATATTACATTCTCAAAGCTATTCTATTATTCTTTAAGTTTCTCTACACCGTGGTTCTCTAAGTGTAGTCCTTGGAAtagcagcatcacctgggaacttgttagaaatactGATTCTGATGCCCAACTCAGACTATCTCAATCAGAAATGCTGGGGTAAGGCCCAGCAATCCTCAACTAAATAAGCCctgcaggtgattctgatgtacatAAAATTTAAGAACCACTGTCCTACACTAATAACTGACTACAGGCCTCTTGGGTCTATAGTTAGTGATGAATTAAACATAAATATCAGGAGGgcccagaaaagccctgaaagGTGACTTATTTTTGTAAGtcagaaattattttcaacaggaaaatagAAGGGTGTAAACATATTGGACAAATGGTTTTTGGGAGGTTATAATAGTTGAATACACCTGAACTCCATCACAGAGCTGTAAAATAAAACTGATCCGGCCAATCCACTGAATGGAACTAGTCTTTATGACCTATCAGATGAATGCATTATATGCCTCTTTTTATAGAACTTACCATTAGAATACTCAAATTACCATTGGACAACTCAAAGACGACTGCAACCAACAGAAAGGCTCATCAAAATTTCTTCATTGTGGGGATGGAAGAGAAGTGTCCCTGGGTTTTTGTTTAGTTGATCCCCCCaccattcccccacccccctcatcccCAGTTAGGGTGACCAGATAACATCCAGAACATCTaactaaatttgaatttcagataaaacaGAAGTATTTTTTAGTAgaatgtcccaaatattgcacaAGACAATGACTACTAAAAAGTATTCACTggttatatgaaattcaaatttaactaggtgctctgtatttttatttgcaaaaccTGGCACAACCTACTCCCAGTGGCCTAGGTGCTTTTTCTGGGAAAAAGGCCACAACAGACCCTATCATTCCCACTACCAGATTGCTCTTCCTTGAACACATGTGGAGGATATGGGAAAATAAGGAAGTAATTTCCATCTAAGAAGGACTGACATTTGGGATAAAGGCAGGCTTTAGTTAAGGCAAGGAGTTCTGGGTTCAAAACCATTGCTCTATCTAGGCTTAACTTGGCCTGTTTTTAGGAACTGTTAAACACAGGCAAATTCATGCAGCTACATTTCAATAACAATTATCAGCTGTCTtctataaaaaaaagttattattcactcccaaaacaaaacattataagTTTCTGTACTCATACACTGCACATACAAACCACTGTGATTTCCTAAACTATCCTGAACATCTCAAAAAGTCATGCCACTTCATTTATtgcaactttatttttataactgacTGATTTCTAGTATGTCCCTTCATGCAATGAAAACATGAATAGATCTCTCTGGCATTCTTTCATGtacttatttctatttctctttaatatatattttctatttttttttacatagtttCTATAACTCTTTTTAATTTGAAGACCCCATATCATAAAGCCATCAATAAGGAACTCAGTCTCTATTAACTAGAAATAACTGCTATATTTCTTACTCAAATATAATCtctccatttttaatatttattgtgtatTCTACCCTCAAATCTGTTCACAATAATTCACTGTAACTGAGCTTTGGTCAATGAGTTATTCTTATTTAGTGGTTGCTTCTgttcttttaagaaattattaataattacattaGAATAGCAAAATTTAGTGTCATTAAATATTAGAATTATTTAGGATATCTTCTGAGGCCCACTATTATTATTAATCTTTAAGCCCCTTCCCTAAAAAGGCAAATGTTTTAAAGACATGAGAAGACATATTGGCTTAGGACATAAAAGCcattaaaaatgctttatttttttaaaagaaggatttAAAATATTACCTTGAAGCTGACATATTGTAGAtgatttgaatgtcttttaataATCTGTTTGATCAGCTCTGGATGTGTAGCTTTCAAATAAGATGTAGCTGGCTGATTCAGCTCAAATTCAAAACACCTCCACAAGTCAGGCATGTGAAATACCTGGTTCCAGTTGCGGCAAACTTGAGAAGCATGGGCCCGATCAAGAAGaggcaaatatttaaatatatgaagaataaTGTCCGGAAGGAGATTACCCCAATCACAAATCTGAGAATGTTCATTTGTAGTCCTCAGTTTCTTGGATTTCTCTGTAGTACCTTGTTGTGATGAATTCTGGCCACTATCTCCTCCACCTCGTTTCAtcctatacagaaaaaaatgcatcattTTTCCCCCATTCGTTACTAAACTTCTGGACACGAATCCAAACTAAGTAATCTTTCTGTCACTGAGatgcatatatgtgtgttatatataaaaacacagaATAGAATAATTCAAGaatatcaaaacaaaataaaatgaaaaatgctaaTGGAGGGAGACCAACTGTGCACATTATATACATTTTTGAGAGgtgattttaaacatttaattttatactCTACAACTTGGGGAAAAGTTTATAGTGATTTTGAAACTAACCCAAGAATAATTCAAAAGCTGTGTAGAATACAAAAGGGAAACCAACaataacattttctaaatgttttttaaaagtcaacttAGGGGAGTGAGATGtttcagggctctgtcccccacagaaactttgaacaaccagcaagaactggcaaaaacatctttctcaaagctccagaaaacagaggACTGCAGTACCAAATCAAGGAAAGGCCATCTGAAAGAAGTAAGATCTCCTGGCATGCTGGCTGGTCTCTCCCCCCACGGGTTCATGCAGAGCTAATCCAGTCCTGGTGTGCAGATCCCAGGTCCCAGTACCAAAGGGAGCAGATTAACCTTGATCCACATGTTGGGACCAcatatgtctggcccaatctgctGGTGGCCAGAgggactcaccatcccagaacttgtcctgccTATAGAAAGTGTCTCACCTAATACAGAAAGCTGTGGGAAAGCAGTCAGATggttgcctggggcaagggactgcTGCTTGAGTACATACAGTGCAGTGCTCAgcaccatgaggaaactgtttctgaGAGAAGAGTGGCATTCAGTACTAGGGAATTCTAAGGCGACGTGCATGCTCAAGACAAGAGGAATGCACAGAAAAAGAAACGATGGGGTGGGTTGAGGGACTACACTTTGATCTCAAGTTATTCTTTAAACTTACTGTACGCAAAAGTCTTGAAGGAGAACACTAGCACAGGTCAATCTGGGAAAAAtgccccctcccttttttttttatagcaccTGGCATTTAAGAAAAGTTCTGTCATAACCCCAGCTGTATATAATTTATGCAGTATATAATTTATGCAGTATATAATTTCAACCTTTCTATGTATACTGACATGTTGTTTTTTGATCCAGTAAAtggtatatcctggagaatgattcatgggcactgctgttatggggtgaaatgttctgtatatgtctattaggtctagttcatttatcatgaaATGATAAACTTGTAAAAatacaagtttaaggaacagacacctcaaaGTCTAAATTCTAGCCACAAcccattaaaatataaagatgcccaggtttcaacaaaaggtcacaaaacataaaaagaaagaggatgagaTGGCTCaggcagaagagaaaattaaagcattaaaaaccatCAATAAGAAGGACCCAGACAAGATCTGGGACATTTTAAGccaaggctttaaaaaaaaaaaaaaggtcctaaatatgctcaaagaactaaaagaaatcaggaaaatgacagatgaacagaAAGAGAATACCAACAGAAGGATGGAAAttacaaaaaggaaccaaaccaaagagctgaagaccacaataacagaaattaaaaatttcctagaggggttcaacagtagactggagcaggcagaagaaaggagagaacttgaaaataaggTAACTGAAATAATCAGTCtgaggagaaggagaaatggaaaacagtGAACAAAGCCTGAGGAATCTGGGGGACactatcaagcataccaacatatgcaCTGTgagaatcccagaaggaaaaagaggagagaaggggGCAGAGAGACTACTGGAAAAAAATGAGGACTGAAAAACTTCACAAATGTAACAAAAGATAGGAATGTACACATCCAAGACACATTCAATGAACCTCAAACAGAATAAGCCAAAATAGACCCATGttgcagcatattataatcaagctGTCAATACCAAACATAACAGAattctgaaaagagaaagaaaatgcagaactggaaatgagaaagggatcagatatattagaaaagattaataatacagaaaaaggaggctgcaataaaggaaagaGAGACAAAGTCCAAAAGACTAAATGTCTAAAgtaagtactacctttacagcaaaaatactgaatgttaatggattaactccccaatcaaaagacagagattggcaaaatggattttaaaaagcatgatccaagtatatgttgtttacaagagacaccttagacccaaagacaaaataggttaaaagtgaaatgctgggggcgggccacggtggctcagcaggcagagttctcacttgccatgccagagacccaggtttgattcccagtgtctgcccatgcaaaaaaaaaaaaaagtgaaaggttggaaaaagatttttgatgcaaatagcaaccaaaagagagctgaggcaGCTACAGAAATATTGTACAAAACAGACTTTAGGTCAAAAGTGGTTACAAAAGACTAAGAATAAACTATCTATGCTGTCCACAAAAGACtcaacttagacccaaagacacaaacagactgAACGTGAAAGGTTGGAAAACGATATTCCAGGCAAAGGGTAACCAAATGGAGCTGACATGGCAATaccaatattggacaaaatagactttaaatgcaacaCTGTTTGTAAGAgtgaaagaaggacactatatatggataaaagaggaaatccaccaagaagaaataacaatcataaatatgtatgcatctaaccagtgccccaaaatacatgaggcaaacgctggcaacactgaaggaagaaacagacatCTGTATGTTAacagttggagacatcaatacaccattctcatcaacaggcagaacatctagacagatcatcaataagaaaacagagaatctgaatactatgataaatgaactagacctaatagacatatatagaacactgcactcCATAACAGcagtgcacatgaatcattctccaacagcagtgcacatgaatcattctccaggatacaccaTTTACTGGATCAAAAAACAACATGCCAATATACATAGAAAGGCTGAAATTATATACTGCATCTTCTCTGTCTATAAAGGAAAGAAGCTGGACAGCAATAACAAATGAAAGACTGGAAAATCCAAAAAGATATGAAGGTAAATagcacactttttaaaaaccagtggtcaaagaagaaactgcaaaagaaattagtaaatatctcgagatgaatgaaaacaagaacacaacataccaaaacttatgtgatgcagaAAACCTCTCCCAGTCAGGCGAGTAACCAGCCAGAGTGGCAGCAGACGTGGCAGTATAGCCATAGTGCTGGGAGCAGCAACCCACCTCAGACGCAGTGACAGCACGACAGGTACTAGATTTTGACAACTTCTCACCATGGATGAGGATAAGCTAGTCATTCTTGGCTCAGGAGGCTTTGGAAAGTCTGCTCTGACCGTATAGCTCGTTAAAGGAATTTCTGTTGAAAAATATGATCCTATAATAAAAGATTCTTATAGAAAGCAAGTTGAAGTACATGCACAACAGTGTATGCTTACactacacaaaaagaaaaatttaagacctaactgcacacttggaggaactagaaaaaagaacactaaactaatcccaaagcaagaaagaggaaagaaataacaaatattagagcagaaataactgaaattgagaattaaaaagaacagaattaacaaaaccaaaagttggttctttgaaaagatcaataaaactgacaagcCCTAGACTGACAgacaagatgcaaataaataaaatcagaaatgagagaggggacattactactgactgcacagaaataaaaaggataagacGATACTACGAACAagtgtatgccaacaaattagacgatctagatgaaatggacaaattcctagaaacacatgaacaatctacatgagaagaaatagaagacctcaacagatcaaacacaaataaagaaacttaATCCTTCAACAAAAACCTttgaacaaagaaaagcccaagaccagatggcttcacaggtgaattctaccaatcattccaagaattaataccaatcctgctcaaacacatccaaaaaactgaagagtcACAaacacctaactcattctataaggtcATCACCACCTTAATgccaagccagataaagacacaagaaaagagcaatttctcttatgaatatagatgcaaaaatcctcaacaaaataaatggaacccaacagcacattaaaatgattaaacactatgatcaagtggttTTTACCCCCAGTATGCAAcaggtagttcaacacaagacaaTCAATATACTACACCACgttaacaaaacaaaggggaaaaccCACACGGTCATCTCCATttgtgcagaaaaggc
This is a stretch of genomic DNA from Tamandua tetradactyla isolate mTamTet1 chromosome 4, mTamTet1.pri, whole genome shotgun sequence. It encodes these proteins:
- the FBXL3 gene encoding F-box/LRR-repeat protein 3 isoform X3 — encoded protein: MKRGGGDSGQNSSQQGTTEKSKKLRTTNEHSQICDWGNLLPDIILHIFKYLPLLDRAHASQVCRNWNQVFHMPDLWRCFEFELNQPATSYLKATHPELIKQIIKRHSNHLQYVSFKVDSSKESAEAACDILSQLVNCSLKTLGLISTARPSFMDLPKSHFISALTVVFVNSKSLSSLKIDDTPVDDPSLKVLVANNSDTLKLLKMSSCPHVSPAGILCVADQCHGLRELALNYHLLSDELLLALSSEKHVRLEHLRIDVVSENPGQTHFHTIQKSSWDAFIRHSPKVNLVMYFFLYEEEFDPFFRYEIPATHLYFGRSVSKDVLGRVGMTCPRLVELVVCANGLRPLDEELIRIAERCKNLSAIGLGECEVSCSAFVEFVKMCGGRLSQLSIMEEVLIPDQKYSLEQIHWEVSKHLGRVWFPDMMPTW